GATTTCGCTGCTGCACTACGACGCCAGCCAGTGCGGCGGCACGGATCGCGAGACCATGCTCGAGCTGTCCGCGCGCCTGATCAAGGTGCTCGGCGAGTTCAAGGTCAAGGGCGAGGTCACCGCGATTCGCCCCGGGCCGGTGGTGACCATGTACGAGTTCGCCCCGGCGCCCGGAACGCGGCTCAAGTCGATCACGAACCTGCAGCACGAGGTCGCGATGGCGCTCGGCGCGGTCGGCGTGCGCATCGTCGCGCCGATCCCGGGCAAGAGCGTCGTCGGCTTCGAGATTCCCAACAAGACACGCGAGACGGTGTTCCTCAAGGAACTCATCGCCGACGACGCGTTCCGCAAGGCCAAGTCTCATCTGGCGCTCGCGCTCGGCAAGGACATCGACGGCGCGCCGGTCGTGGTCGACCTGGCGAAGATGCCGCACCTGCTGGTGGCCGGCACGACCGGGTCTGGCAAGTCGGTGTCGGTCAACTCGATGATCGTGTCGCTTTTGTACAACGCGACGCCCGAGGACGTCCGCCTGATCATGGTGGACCCGAAGATGCTCGAGCTGTCGCTGTACGAGGGCATCCCGCACCTGCTGTTGCCGGTAGTGACCGATCCGAAGAAGGCCAATCTCGCGCTGCGGTGGGCGGTCGAGGAGATGGACCGCCGCTACGACCTGCTCGCGTCGATGGGCGTGCGCGACATCAACACGTACAACCGCAAGATCGAGCGCCTGCGCAAGGAGTGGGAAGCCCGACGGCTCGAGGCGGCCGCGGCCGAGGCGCGGCGCATCGCGGAGGAGGGCGACGGCGAGCCGGTCGAGGTGACGGAGGAGCGCGGCCAGCTCGCGCTCGACCTCGACGACGACCGGCCGCCGCAGCGGCTGCCCAAGATCGTCGTCATCATCGACGAGTTCGCCGACTTGATGATGTGCGCGCCGAAGGAAGTGGAGACGTCGGTCGCGCGCATCGCGCAGAAGGCGCGCGCCGCCGGCATTCACCTCATCCTCGCGACCCAGCGGCCGAGCGTGGATGTGATCACCGGTCTCATCAAGGCCAACTTCCCGTCGCGCATCGCATTCCGCGTCACCGCGAAAGTCGACTCGCGCACGATCCTCGACACCGGTGGCGCCGAGGCGCTGCTCGGGTCCGGCGACATGTTGTTTTCCGATCGCGGCCGGGAAGTGCGCCGCGTGCACGGCACGTACGTCGGCGAGGACGAGATTCGCGACATCGTCGAGCACCTCAAGAAGCAGGGTAAGCCGGTCTACAACCTCGACATCATCCGCCCGCGCGACGAGGACGAGGACCAGCCGCCGCCCGACGAGGACCGCGACGAGATGTACGACCGCGCGGTCGCGCTCGTGGCCGAGACGCGCCAGGTGAGCATCTCGATGATCCAGCGGCGGTTGCGCGTGGGCTACAACCGGGCGGCGCGCATGGTCGAGATGATGGAGCGCGAGGGCGTGGTGTCGCCGCCGGACGGCACGAATCGTCGCGAGGTGCTCATCTCGCCGGCGGCGTAGGTTGCCGGCGCGCGCCGGAGCCGCCGGCGGCGTGAACGCGCGTTCGCCACAGATTGTCGACGCGCGGCCAACCGCTTGATTTGCGGGCGGCGAGCCGTCAAATTTCCGAGACTTCGAATCGCCGGCGGCCGTCGGGCGTCTGTACCCGGCAGGAGGCGACCACTCCGATGTCCACGATGATGCCCACCTTGTTGAAAGAAACCCTCGTCGCGCTGTTCGGAATGCTGCAGGCCGGCAGCGGTGCGCCGGCGCCCGCGCCCGCGGCGTCCGCTCCCGCGACGCCCGCCGCCGCGGCGGCCGACTCCGCCCCGGGGCGGCCATTGACCGCGGACCAGATCGTCGACCAGGTCCAGCGGTTTTACGAGCGCACGCAGTCGCTGAAGGCGAAGTTCCGCCAGCGCTACACGAACACCACGTTCGGAAAGACGACCACGTCCAGCGGATGGGTGTACGTGAAAAAACCCGGCAAGATGCGGTGGAACTACTACGAGAAGGCACCCGGCCGCCGCAAGCCGGTCAAGACCAAGTCGTTCGTGTCCGACGGCGTGACGCTGTGGGCGATCGAGCACGACAACAAGCAGGCGTTCAAAAAGGATCTCGAAAAGGACCTGCTGCCGGTTGCGGTGACGTTCCTCACCGGCAAGGGCGACTTGCGCCGCGACTTCACCGCGGAGCTGGACACGAGTGGCACCTACGGCGGAAAGGACGACTACGTCGTCAAGCTCACCCCGAAGAAGCCGTCGGCTCAGTACAAGACGCTGTGGCTGGTCGTCGCGCGCGACAACTTTCGCGTGCGCCAGTCGATCGTACTGGAGGCGTCCGGCAACACCAATGCGTTCGCGTTCTACGAGCCGCAGTTCGACGCCGCGCTGCCCGATCGGTTGTTCGCCGTCGACGAGCGCGCGCTGCGCCGGCACAAGTTCCGCATCATCGAGCCGGACGAACGCGAGACGAAGTCGCGCTAGGAGGCTGCAGCGTACAGGCGCGCCGGCGGGGTTGCGAGATGCGAGGCGAGGTTCGGCGCACGCCCGCAGCGCACGAGGGCGCGTAGAACGATACGGAACCGAAGGGCGCGAGGACGTACGCCACAGATCGCCCGCGGATCGCGACCGCAGCCAGCGGCACTGCGCAACCGCCACCTGGTGACCGCCGGTCGCGCGCGTGCGCGGGCAGCGGCGGTTCGGGCGCCACGTCTGCTATAAGGGCGCCGTGACGTGGACGCTCAAGCCCCATCCGCGATTCGCGGGCCGGCCCGGGCCCGTGGTGCTGGCCGTGCTCGACGGCGTCGGCGTCGGCAGCGGCGGCCCCGACGACGCCGTCAAGCTCGCGGCGACGCCCACGCTCGACGCGCTGTGGGCACCCGGCGTGCGCTGCACCCTGCGCGCGCACGGCACGGCAGTCGGCCTGCCCACCGACGGCGACATGGGCAACAGCGAGGTCGGCCACAACGCGCTCGGCGCCGGGCGCGTGTACGACCAGGGCGCCAAGCTCGTCAACCGGGCGATCGCCACGGGAGAGCTGTTCGAGGGCGACATGTGGCGCGAGGTGATCGCTCGGTGCCGGGCGGGCGGCGCGCTGCACTTCCTCGGGCTGCTGTCGGACGGCAACGTTCACTCGCACATCGACCAGCTCATCGCGATGGTGCGGCGAGCCGCGGCCGACGGCGCTCGCCGCATCTACCTGCACGCGCTGCTCGACGGCCGCGACGTCGAGGCGCGCAGCGCGCTCCGCTACATCGACCGCATCGAGCAGGTGTTCGCCGAACTGCGCGCGAGCGGCTGCGAGGCGGCGATCGCGTCGGGCGGCGGCCGGATGGTCGTGACGATGGACCGCTACAACGCCAACTGGGACGTCGTGCGTACGGGCTGGGAGGCCCACGTGCACGGCAATGCGCGGCGGTTCCGGTCGGCGCGGGAGGCGGTGGAGACGTTCTACGCCGAGATGCCGGATCGCGACGACCAGTACCTGCCGGCGTTCGTGATCGAGCGCGACGGCGAGCCGATCGGGCCGATGCGCGACGGGGACGCCGTCATCTGCTTCAACTTCCGCGGCGATCGCGTCATCGAAATCAGCCGCGCGTTCGACGACGACGACTTCCCGTACTTCGACCGCGGCCGCCGGCCGGACGTGCTGTACGTCGGCATGATGGAGTACGACGGCGACCTGCACGTTCCCAAGCGCTTCCTCGTGCCGCCGCCGGCGATCGAGCGGACGATGGGCGAGTACCTCGTCCGAAATGGCGTGGCGCAGCTCGCGATCTCGGAGACGCAGAAGTACGGTCACGTCACGTATTTTTGGAACGGAAATCGCAGCGGCATGTTCGACGAGTCGCGCGAGACGTACATCGAGATCCCGTCGGACCGCGTGCCGTTCAACGAGCGCCCGTGGATGAAAGCCGCTGAGATCACAGACCGATTGATCGCCGAGCTGCGCACCGGTCGCTACCGGTTCGCCCGCGTCAACTATGCCAACGGCGACATGGTGGGCCACACCGGCGACTTCCGCGCCGCGGTGGTCGCCGTCGAGACGGTGGACTTGCAGCTCGCGCGGTTGCGCGACGCGGTCGCCGCGCTCGGCGGCATCCTCGTCGTGACGGCGGATCACGGCAACGCCGACGAGATGTTCCAGAAGAAGGCGGGGGAGGTGCTGCGGGATGCCGCCGGCAATCCGCTGGCGAAAACCAGCCACACCCTCAACCCCGTGCCGTTTGCCATCTTCGATCCCGCGCGCACCGACGAGTACGAGATCGACCCGGACCGCGCCGCCGGCGCCGGTCTCGCCAACGTGACCGCCACCTGTTTGGAGCTTTTGGGGTTTCAACCGCCCGAGGATGTCGTACCCTCGTTGTTGAGGTTCCGATGAAGTCGCGCCGAGTCGCCGTGTTTGCCACCGTTGCCGTCCTGGCGGGCGGCATCACCGTCGCGCTATCCGTCGTGGGCACGCGCGGCGGGGAGTCCACCGCCCACGCGCAGTGCACGGGCCAGGCGCCCGAGTGCTTCCCCGAGGTGGGAATGCTCGACACCGGCGGCACGGCGTGGACCGGCGAGGTCACGCGCGGCAAGGTGGTGATGGTCAACTTCTGGGCATCCTGGTGCGCGCCGTGCGTGTCGGAGATCCCGCTGTTGTCGAGTTACTACCAGCGCTATCGCGACGACGGCTTCGTCCTGCTCGGCGTGATGGTCGATCGCGCAACCGACGACCAGCTCGCCGCGTTCGCGAAGCGGGTCGGCCTGAGCTATCCGGTCGTTCGGTCGGACGAGTTGCTGATGCAGGCGTTCGGCTATCCGAACGCGCTGCCGACCACGTTCCTGTACGCGCGCGACGGCACGCTGGCGGCCAAGCACGTCGGCCCGCTGTCGCGGCAGTGGCTCGACGCCCATCTGCCCGAGCTGCTCGGCGACGTCGACTGACGCGACGCGCGCCGCCCGCGATCGGCCGTCCGTGCGGAGGTCGCGGGCGGACCGCTGTAACGGCAACGAGCGGTGCCGCGTCCTACGGGGCGCACGACGACGACGAGCACTGCAAGCGCGTACGCCGTGATTGCCGGGCGCGGCGACCCGCGGCGCGGAAACCCATTGGCTCGGGCGCGCGACCGCGGGCGTGGCTTCGAGCCCGGCGGCGCGCGGGTTCGCGACCCGCGCG
The nucleotide sequence above comes from Deltaproteobacteria bacterium. Encoded proteins:
- a CDS encoding DUF87 domain-containing protein, producing the protein MRERERRLDAERGFIKLGDGAFQLPPISLLHYDASQCGGTDRETMLELSARLIKVLGEFKVKGEVTAIRPGPVVTMYEFAPAPGTRLKSITNLQHEVAMALGAVGVRIVAPIPGKSVVGFEIPNKTRETVFLKELIADDAFRKAKSHLALALGKDIDGAPVVVDLAKMPHLLVAGTTGSGKSVSVNSMIVSLLYNATPEDVRLIMVDPKMLELSLYEGIPHLLLPVVTDPKKANLALRWAVEEMDRRYDLLASMGVRDINTYNRKIERLRKEWEARRLEAAAAEARRIAEEGDGEPVEVTEERGQLALDLDDDRPPQRLPKIVVIIDEFADLMMCAPKEVETSVARIAQKARAAGIHLILATQRPSVDVITGLIKANFPSRIAFRVTAKVDSRTILDTGGAEALLGSGDMLFSDRGREVRRVHGTYVGEDEIRDIVEHLKKQGKPVYNLDIIRPRDEDEDQPPPDEDRDEMYDRAVALVAETRQVSISMIQRRLRVGYNRAARMVEMMEREGVVSPPDGTNRREVLISPAA
- a CDS encoding outer membrane lipoprotein carrier protein LolA — translated: MLKETLVALFGMLQAGSGAPAPAPAASAPATPAAAAADSAPGRPLTADQIVDQVQRFYERTQSLKAKFRQRYTNTTFGKTTTSSGWVYVKKPGKMRWNYYEKAPGRRKPVKTKSFVSDGVTLWAIEHDNKQAFKKDLEKDLLPVAVTFLTGKGDLRRDFTAELDTSGTYGGKDDYVVKLTPKKPSAQYKTLWLVVARDNFRVRQSIVLEASGNTNAFAFYEPQFDAALPDRLFAVDERALRRHKFRIIEPDERETKSR
- a CDS encoding TlpA family protein disulfide reductase codes for the protein MKSRRVAVFATVAVLAGGITVALSVVGTRGGESTAHAQCTGQAPECFPEVGMLDTGGTAWTGEVTRGKVVMVNFWASWCAPCVSEIPLLSSYYQRYRDDGFVLLGVMVDRATDDQLAAFAKRVGLSYPVVRSDELLMQAFGYPNALPTTFLYARDGTLAAKHVGPLSRQWLDAHLPELLGDVD
- a CDS encoding 2,3-bisphosphoglycerate-independent phosphoglycerate mutase, coding for MTWTLKPHPRFAGRPGPVVLAVLDGVGVGSGGPDDAVKLAATPTLDALWAPGVRCTLRAHGTAVGLPTDGDMGNSEVGHNALGAGRVYDQGAKLVNRAIATGELFEGDMWREVIARCRAGGALHFLGLLSDGNVHSHIDQLIAMVRRAAADGARRIYLHALLDGRDVEARSALRYIDRIEQVFAELRASGCEAAIASGGGRMVVTMDRYNANWDVVRTGWEAHVHGNARRFRSAREAVETFYAEMPDRDDQYLPAFVIERDGEPIGPMRDGDAVICFNFRGDRVIEISRAFDDDDFPYFDRGRRPDVLYVGMMEYDGDLHVPKRFLVPPPAIERTMGEYLVRNGVAQLAISETQKYGHVTYFWNGNRSGMFDESRETYIEIPSDRVPFNERPWMKAAEITDRLIAELRTGRYRFARVNYANGDMVGHTGDFRAAVVAVETVDLQLARLRDAVAALGGILVVTADHGNADEMFQKKAGEVLRDAAGNPLAKTSHTLNPVPFAIFDPARTDEYEIDPDRAAGAGLANVTATCLELLGFQPPEDVVPSLLRFR